In one window of Lynx canadensis isolate LIC74 chromosome A3, mLynCan4.pri.v2, whole genome shotgun sequence DNA:
- the LIPT1 gene encoding LOW QUALITY PROTEIN: lipoyltransferase 1, mitochondrial (The sequence of the model RefSeq protein was modified relative to this genomic sequence to represent the inferred CDS: inserted 1 base in 1 codon), protein MLIPFSMKNCFQLLCNLKVPTAGFKNTEKSGLILQSISNDVYQNLAVEDWIHDHVNLEGKPVLFLWRNSPSVVIGRHQNPWQECNLNLMREEGIKLARRRSGGGTVYHDMGNINLTFFTTKKKYNRMENLKLVVKALNAIQPQLDVQATKRCDLLLDGQFKISGTASKIGRTTAYHHCTLLCSTNRTFLSSLLKSPYQGIKSNATASIPSVXKNLLEKDPTLTCEVLMNAIAAEYAAYHQIDNHINLINPTDETLFPGINNKAKELQSWEWIYGKTPKFSINTSFNVLYGQSYLEIKIVIDIKNGRIEICNIEAPDHWLPLEICDKLKAGFIGSKFCPIETTMLTSILHKTCPKDDELHSKWNILCEKIKGIM, encoded by the exons atgctgATCCCATTTTCAATGAAGAATTGCTTCCAGTTACTTTGTAACCTCAAGGTCCCAACAGCTggctttaaaaacacagaaaaaagtgGGCTTATTTTACAATCGATTTCTAATGATGTTTATCAAAATCTGGCTGTAGAAGACTGGATCCATGACCATGTGAATCTAGAGGGCAAGCCGgttcttttcctttggagaaattcTCCCTCTGTTGTAATAGGTAGACATCAGAATCCTTGGCAGGAATGTAACCTGAATCTGATGAGAGAAGAAGGTATAAAACTGGCTCGGAGAagaagtggaggaggaacagtCTATCATGATATGGGTAATATCAATTTGACTTTTTTTACAACCAAAAAAAAGTACAATAGgatggagaatttaaaattaGTTGTGAAAGCTCTGAATGCTATCCAACCCCAGCTGGATGTGCAGGCCACCAAAAGATGTGACCTTTTACTTGATGGACAGTTTAAAATCTCAGGAACAGCTTCTAAGATTGGCCGGACTACTGCTTATCACCATTGCACTTTATTATGTAGTACCAATAGGACCTTCTTGTCATCTTTGCTGAAGAGCCCTTACCAGGGGATCAAGAGCAATGCCACTGCTAGCATACCTTCTG GTAAAAATCTTTTGGAAAAAGATCCCACTCTGACCTGTGAAGTACTGATGAATGCTATTGCTGCAGAATATGCTGCTTACCATCAAATTGATAATCATATTAACCTAATAAACCCAACGGATGAGACACTGTTTCctggaataaataataaagccaaaGAACTACAGAGCTGGGAGTGGATATATGGCAAAACTCCAAAGTTTAGTATAAACACTTCCTTTAATGTATTATATGGACAgtcatatttggaaattaaaatagtCATAGACATAAAGAATGGAAGAATTGAAATCTGTAATATTGAAGCACCTGATCATTGGTTGCCACTGGAAATATGTGACAAATTAAAAGCAGGTTTTATTGGCAGTAAGTTTTGCCCAATTGAAACTACTATGCTAACAAGTATATTACATAAAACATGTCCTAAAGATGATGAACTACACAGTAAATGGAATATTCTCTGTGAAAAAATTAAGGGAATAATGTGA
- the CA3H2orf15 gene encoding uncharacterized protein C2orf15 homolog: MGFSLSKSATRVSAMHVDSKVDDHLMQGTEKSKLEPVTQLFQNIKKIRLENTSQENFTRSKEIGTGSLSEKTLGSVVYVKENDGIEMTDVE; this comes from the coding sequence ATGGGATTTTCCCTTAGTAAATCTGCCACTCGGGTATCTGCTATGCATGTGGATTCAAAAGTGGACGATCATTTAATGCAAGGGACTGAGAAAAGCAAGTTGGAACCAGTGACTCAGTTATTtcaaaacatcaagaaaataagATTAGAAAACACAAGCCAAGAAAACTTTACAAGAAGTAAAGAGATTGGCACAGGATCTCTTTCAGAGAAAACCTTGGGTTCTGTAGtatatgttaaagaaaatgaTGGAATAGAAATGACAGATGTGGAATGA